A single region of the Dehalococcoides mccartyi genome encodes:
- the rplJ gene encoding 50S ribosomal protein L10 produces the protein MVKKIREKKKIAVDELTDALAVAQSAVFTDYRGISTSELTTIRVKLREAGVGYRVLKNTLARRAADNTHHTNIKSAFEGPVAMAYSSSDVVAPARVLMDYLASSKSTLKVTGGYLSNKLISVDEVAELAKLPSREVLISKVLAGMQSPVAGLAMVLNGPARGLAIVLQARMKQLEG, from the coding sequence TTGGTAAAGAAGATACGTGAAAAGAAAAAGATAGCAGTTGATGAGTTAACTGACGCTTTAGCTGTTGCCCAGTCTGCGGTTTTTACTGATTACCGCGGTATCAGTACATCAGAGTTGACCACTATACGTGTAAAACTGCGTGAAGCTGGTGTGGGTTACCGGGTGCTTAAAAATACCCTGGCTCGGCGTGCCGCTGACAACACTCACCACACAAATATCAAGAGTGCATTTGAAGGCCCGGTGGCTATGGCTTACTCTTCGAGTGACGTGGTTGCTCCGGCTAGAGTCTTGATGGACTATCTGGCCAGCTCCAAGTCCACTTTAAAAGTAACCGGCGGTTATCTCAGCAACAAGCTTATTTCCGTTGACGAAGTAGCAGAGCTTGCCAAGTTACCGTCTCGCGAAGTGCTTATCAGCAAGGTTTTGGCTGGTATGCAGAGTCCTGTTGCCGGTTTGGCGATGGTACTCAATGGTCCTGCCCGTGGTTTGGCCATTGTACTTCAAGCCCGTATGAAACAGCTTGAAGGCTAA
- the tuf gene encoding elongation factor Tu yields MAKQKFDRSKPHCNVGTIGHVDHGKTTLTAAITKTLSTKGWADFRAYDQIDNAPEEKARGLTIAISHIEYQTETRHYAHIDCPGHADYIKNMITGAAQMDGAILVVSAPDGPMPQTREHVLLIHQVEVPAVVVALNKCDMMDDEELLELVELEVRELLTKNSFPGDEIPVVRVSAIKALECGCGKRECEWCGRIWKLMDAVDSYIPIPPRPVDKPFLMKVEDVFSIKGRGTVATGRVERGVIKGGDEVDLVGLHHEPRKIVVTSLEMFHKILDSAEPGDAVGLLLRGVEREDIERGMVLAKPGSIKPHVNAEAEVYVLSKDEGGRHTPFFNGYKPQFFFGTTDVTGEIHLPEGVEMVVPGDHVKMKISTIYPVAMEKGMRFAIREGGKTVGAGAISQVLA; encoded by the coding sequence ATGGCAAAGCAAAAGTTTGACCGCTCTAAGCCTCATTGTAATGTAGGCACTATTGGGCACGTAGACCATGGCAAAACTACCCTGACTGCGGCTATCACCAAGACCCTTTCAACCAAGGGCTGGGCTGATTTCCGCGCCTATGACCAGATTGACAACGCTCCTGAGGAAAAAGCTAGAGGTCTGACAATTGCTATTTCTCATATTGAATATCAGACCGAGACCAGGCATTATGCCCATATTGACTGCCCTGGACATGCTGACTATATCAAGAATATGATCACTGGTGCCGCTCAGATGGACGGTGCTATTCTGGTGGTTTCCGCGCCTGATGGCCCCATGCCCCAGACCCGTGAACATGTACTTTTGATTCATCAGGTAGAAGTACCTGCTGTAGTCGTAGCTCTTAATAAATGCGATATGATGGATGATGAAGAACTGCTTGAGCTGGTTGAGCTTGAGGTTCGTGAACTTCTTACCAAAAACTCTTTCCCCGGTGATGAAATTCCGGTAGTTAGAGTAAGTGCCATTAAAGCCCTTGAGTGCGGCTGTGGCAAGCGTGAATGTGAATGGTGCGGCAGAATCTGGAAACTGATGGATGCTGTTGATTCCTACATACCCATTCCTCCCCGTCCTGTTGACAAGCCCTTCCTGATGAAGGTTGAAGATGTATTCAGCATTAAAGGCCGCGGTACTGTTGCTACTGGCCGTGTTGAACGCGGTGTTATTAAAGGCGGCGATGAAGTTGACTTGGTCGGTCTGCATCATGAGCCCCGCAAGATTGTTGTTACCAGTTTGGAAATGTTCCATAAGATTCTTGACTCCGCTGAACCTGGCGATGCTGTCGGGTTGCTTCTCCGCGGTGTTGAGCGTGAAGATATTGAGCGCGGTATGGTACTTGCCAAACCCGGCTCCATCAAGCCTCATGTTAATGCTGAAGCTGAAGTTTATGTACTCAGCAAGGACGAAGGCGGCCGCCATACACCTTTCTTCAATGGTTACAAACCTCAATTCTTCTTTGGTACTACTGATGTTACCGGTGAGATTCATCTTCCCGAAGGCGTTGAAATGGTTGTACCCGGTGACCATGTGAAAATGAAGATTTCCACTATTTATCCGGTAGCTATGGAAAAGGGTATGCGTTTTGCCATCCGTGAAGGCGGTAAGACCGTTGGTGCGGGTGCCATCTCTCAGGTATTAGCGTAA
- a CDS encoding GNAT family N-acetyltransferase, whose product MYQVCLVENENILQMVFALRYRVFVTEQGIDPDTEYDLYDKTARHLVIHNGERALACCRIRMLDKSLAKIERVAVDIDHRKFGLGRKMMNYAVSMLKTENVDRVVVHAQTSALGFYTSLGYAPDGESFVEDGIEHVKMQMHL is encoded by the coding sequence ATGTATCAGGTATGCTTAGTTGAAAACGAAAATATTTTGCAAATGGTTTTTGCCCTTCGGTACAGAGTATTTGTAACCGAGCAGGGGATTGACCCAGATACCGAATATGATTTGTACGATAAAACTGCCCGTCATCTGGTTATACATAACGGAGAACGGGCTTTAGCCTGTTGCCGTATAAGAATGCTGGATAAAAGCCTTGCTAAGATTGAAAGAGTGGCTGTAGATATTGACCACCGCAAGTTTGGTTTGGGAAGGAAGATGATGAACTACGCTGTAAGCATGTTAAAAACAGAAAATGTAGATAGAGTAGTAGTTCATGCTCAGACCAGTGCATTAGGTTTCTATACCAGCTTGGGTTATGCTCCTGACGGAGAGTCCTTTGTGGAGGATGGGATAGAGCACGTCAAAATGCAGATGCACCTGTAA
- the rplK gene encoding 50S ribosomal protein L11 has protein sequence MAKKVKAIVKLQIPAGKANPAPPIGPALGQHGINIMGFCKEYNERTASMMGTIVPAEITIYDDRSFTFITKTPPAADLLKKAAGVAAGSGTPSKSVVAVISKGQLREIASVKMKDLNAVNIEGAERIIEGTARSMGIKVE, from the coding sequence GTGGCAAAAAAAGTAAAGGCAATTGTAAAATTACAGATACCTGCAGGTAAAGCCAATCCTGCACCTCCCATTGGTCCGGCGCTGGGTCAGCACGGTATCAATATCATGGGTTTCTGTAAAGAATATAACGAACGCACAGCCTCTATGATGGGCACTATTGTACCTGCAGAGATAACTATTTATGATGACCGCTCTTTTACATTTATCACCAAAACCCCTCCCGCGGCTGACCTTTTGAAAAAGGCGGCTGGTGTTGCGGCAGGTTCTGGTACTCCCAGCAAGAGCGTCGTTGCTGTTATCTCAAAGGGCCAACTCAGAGAAATTGCTTCGGTCAAGATGAAGGACCTGAATGCAGTTAATATTGAGGGTGCAGAGAGAATTATTGAAGGTACTGCCCGCAGCATGGGCATTAAGGTGGAATAA
- a CDS encoding PIG-L deacetylase family protein has translation MSLKADVLVIMPHPDDAEFGAGGTIAKMTAEGKKVAYVVCTNGDKGTSDRNMIPSELIKIREDEQRQAAAVLGVSKVVFLGKPDQGLENTPELRKELVRQIRAFKPFTVITTDPYQRYMWWHRDHRQCGEAVMDAIFPYSRDHLAYPDLIAEGLEPHKVTELLLSNPQEPNYQVDISQTAILKLKSISCHKSQGGGRMDEVILALSGNGDIGKYIDMYPDAEKYIKTESFHRVDMWW, from the coding sequence ATGTCTTTAAAAGCAGATGTATTGGTTATCATGCCTCATCCGGATGATGCCGAGTTCGGTGCTGGCGGCACTATTGCCAAAATGACCGCCGAAGGTAAAAAAGTGGCTTATGTGGTATGTACCAATGGAGATAAAGGTACTTCTGACCGCAATATGATACCATCTGAATTGATAAAAATACGCGAGGATGAACAACGTCAGGCGGCAGCTGTCTTGGGCGTAAGCAAGGTGGTTTTTCTGGGTAAACCTGACCAGGGGCTTGAGAATACACCCGAATTGCGCAAGGAGCTGGTGCGGCAGATACGCGCTTTTAAACCGTTTACTGTTATTACTACTGACCCATACCAGCGTTATATGTGGTGGCATAGAGACCACCGCCAGTGCGGAGAAGCCGTGATGGATGCTATTTTCCCGTATTCGCGTGACCATCTGGCCTATCCTGACCTTATTGCGGAAGGTCTTGAACCCCATAAAGTTACCGAACTTTTACTTTCAAATCCGCAGGAGCCCAACTATCAGGTAGATATCAGCCAGACGGCAATACTGAAGCTCAAATCTATTTCATGCCACAAAAGTCAGGGCGGCGGCAGAATGGATGAAGTTATTCTGGCTTTGAGCGGGAATGGTGATATCGGTAAATATATAGATATGTATCCGGATGCCGAAAAATATATAAAAACCGAATCCTTTCACAGGGTGGATATGTGGTGGTAA
- the rpmG gene encoding 50S ribosomal protein L33, producing MAKKTDTRIVINMACTDCGERNYTTEKNKRNDPRRIELSKYCPRCREAKVHRETK from the coding sequence ATGGCCAAAAAAACTGACACAAGAATTGTGATTAATATGGCTTGTACGGACTGTGGTGAAAGAAATTACACCACCGAAAAGAACAAGCGTAATGATCCCAGGCGAATAGAACTAAGTAAGTATTGCCCGCGATGCCGTGAGGCAAAGGTACATCGCGAGACCAAGTAG
- a CDS encoding GNAT family N-acetyltransferase, whose translation MKDQLTLQTPRLELIPANADMLNCEIQEQKQLGQLLEAEIPANWPPEGYGCETLKRLLTKYEASKFKTGYLNWYIILNQSGTHRQLIGEAGFKGEPTAEGRMEIDYSILAHYQHHGYAMEAVHSLIGWILQDQDVKEIIAQTYPESIAAQKLLVKIGFSASGKGMEQGTILFVLPREDYKTELPVMTEGEKNVKEDLKANSRKAAESFGDMLAAFGSAVSEIFNDPSLKEKAKEFGKSVSSSAEAVTNRFKDEEIKVKFKEVGDAAQIFGKNVSNIFKDDKKESKTTDAED comes from the coding sequence ATGAAGGACCAACTTACTCTTCAAACACCCCGCCTGGAATTGATACCGGCAAACGCCGACATGCTTAATTGCGAAATTCAAGAACAAAAGCAATTGGGGCAATTGCTGGAAGCTGAAATTCCAGCTAACTGGCCGCCGGAAGGTTACGGTTGTGAAACCCTTAAACGCTTGCTGACAAAATATGAAGCAAGTAAATTTAAAACCGGTTATCTAAACTGGTATATAATTCTGAATCAATCCGGCACTCACCGCCAGCTTATCGGGGAGGCAGGTTTTAAAGGTGAACCTACCGCTGAAGGCCGTATGGAAATTGATTATTCTATACTTGCCCACTACCAGCACCACGGATATGCCATGGAAGCCGTCCACAGCTTGATAGGCTGGATACTCCAAGACCAAGATGTCAAAGAGATTATAGCCCAGACTTATCCCGAATCTATAGCCGCCCAAAAACTTCTAGTAAAAATAGGTTTCAGCGCTTCCGGTAAAGGCATGGAACAGGGCACCATACTCTTTGTTCTTCCCCGCGAAGACTATAAAACCGAATTACCTGTGATGACTGAAGGAGAAAAAAACGTGAAAGAAGACCTCAAAGCTAATTCCCGTAAAGCCGCTGAAAGCTTTGGTGATATGCTGGCCGCTTTTGGCAGCGCCGTCAGTGAAATATTTAATGACCCTTCTTTAAAAGAAAAGGCCAAGGAATTCGGCAAGAGTGTTTCAAGTTCGGCAGAAGCGGTAACCAACCGCTTTAAAGACGAGGAAATAAAGGTAAAGTTTAAAGAAGTGGGTGACGCCGCCCAAATTTTCGGCAAAAATGTAAGCAATATCTTCAAAGATGATAAAAAAGAATCTAAAACAACCGATGCCGAGGATTAG
- the rplA gene encoding 50S ribosomal protein L1 produces MVTRGKKYQDAIKLLDQSLAYAPAEAIDMAKKMAAAKFDETVEMHLKMGLDPKNATQQLRGVAVLPHGLGKTVRVLVFAQGEAEKAAQAAGADVYGGEELIKKVEAGFLDFDVAISTPDMMSKVGKLGKVLGRRGLMPNPKSGTVVPAEDFKQVVTEARKGRVEFKLDRSGIVHIVLGKASFEGQALLENMTSVIDAIIRSKPTGAKGQYIKSAYLATTMGPGVKMDLRAVSAMGGA; encoded by the coding sequence ATGGTAACACGCGGTAAAAAATATCAGGACGCAATAAAACTGCTTGACCAGAGTTTGGCTTACGCTCCGGCTGAAGCTATTGATATGGCCAAGAAAATGGCTGCGGCAAAGTTTGATGAGACCGTTGAAATGCATCTGAAGATGGGCCTTGATCCTAAAAATGCTACCCAGCAGTTGCGCGGTGTAGCCGTATTGCCCCATGGGTTAGGTAAAACCGTACGTGTATTGGTATTCGCCCAGGGTGAAGCTGAAAAAGCGGCTCAAGCGGCCGGTGCTGATGTATACGGTGGTGAAGAGCTTATAAAGAAGGTTGAAGCCGGTTTCCTTGATTTTGACGTTGCTATATCTACCCCTGACATGATGAGCAAAGTTGGTAAACTTGGTAAAGTTCTGGGCCGGCGCGGTCTTATGCCTAACCCTAAGAGCGGCACTGTAGTCCCTGCTGAAGATTTCAAACAAGTTGTTACCGAAGCCCGCAAAGGACGTGTGGAATTCAAACTGGATCGTTCAGGCATTGTACATATCGTATTGGGCAAGGCCAGTTTTGAAGGGCAGGCTTTGCTGGAGAATATGACCTCTGTGATAGATGCTATTATACGTTCAAAGCCCACCGGTGCCAAAGGCCAGTACATCAAGAGTGCTTATCTGGCTACTACCATGGGGCCTGGTGTAAAGATGGATCTCAGGGCTGTGTCTGCCATGGGTGGCGCATAA
- the rplL gene encoding 50S ribosomal protein L7/L12, which translates to MTIDEMMSAIKGMTVIELSELVKALEKEFGVSAAVAVAAPAAGGGAAVAAAEEEKTEFNVILKDVGANKINVIKAVRELTSLGLKEAKDMVEAAPKAVKENVSKEEADAAKKALEAAGATVEIK; encoded by the coding sequence ATGACTATTGACGAAATGATGAGTGCCATTAAGGGCATGACCGTTATTGAACTGTCCGAATTGGTAAAGGCCCTCGAAAAGGAATTTGGTGTAAGTGCTGCTGTTGCCGTAGCTGCCCCCGCTGCCGGTGGCGGTGCCGCTGTTGCTGCTGCTGAAGAAGAAAAGACCGAATTTAACGTAATCCTGAAGGATGTCGGTGCCAACAAGATTAACGTAATCAAGGCTGTCCGCGAACTTACCAGCCTGGGTCTTAAAGAAGCCAAGGATATGGTTGAAGCCGCTCCCAAGGCTGTTAAAGAGAATGTCAGCAAAGAAGAAGCTGATGCCGCCAAGAAGGCTCTTGAAGCTGCCGGCGCTACCGTAGAAATTAAATAA
- the nusG gene encoding transcription termination/antitermination protein NusG, whose product MTVKQKNWYVVHTYSGHEERVRKGLDERIKSMDAEDDIERVVLPTEEEVEVKNGQRRTIRKKILPGYVLVQMNMNDKSWTIVRNTPGVTGFVGSEGKPTNLPPEEVSRILDQMEAESPRVKVGFRKGQSVRVIDGPFVDFIGMVDEINTEKGKVKVLLSLFGRETPVELDFLQVEKL is encoded by the coding sequence ATGACTGTTAAACAAAAGAATTGGTATGTGGTGCATACCTACTCCGGGCATGAAGAACGAGTCCGTAAAGGTCTTGACGAACGGATTAAGTCTATGGATGCCGAGGATGATATAGAGCGGGTTGTATTGCCTACCGAAGAAGAAGTTGAAGTTAAAAACGGTCAGCGGCGAACCATCAGAAAGAAAATCCTGCCCGGTTATGTGCTGGTGCAGATGAACATGAATGATAAAAGCTGGACTATAGTCCGCAATACTCCCGGTGTTACTGGCTTTGTAGGTTCCGAGGGTAAGCCGACCAATTTGCCGCCCGAAGAAGTCAGCCGTATACTGGACCAAATGGAAGCTGAATCGCCCAGAGTTAAGGTTGGTTTCCGCAAGGGACAGAGTGTCAGGGTTATTGACGGACCGTTCGTTGATTTTATCGGCATGGTAGACGAAATTAACACTGAAAAAGGCAAGGTCAAGGTGCTTCTTTCCCTGTTCGGGCGGGAAACTCCTGTGGAACTTGACTTTTTGCAGGTCGAAAAGCTCTAG
- a CDS encoding YifB family Mg chelatase-like AAA ATPase, whose product MLAKVSSCALIGLEGTIVEVETDISAGLPSFTIVGLPDAAVQEARERVRAAIRNSGFTFPVKRIVANLAPADFKKAGPAYDLSIALAILISSEQLKADISQIVFLGELSLDGSLRHTSGILPMVALAYQNGYRDIIVPACDAREASLVEGANILPFNALKEITEYLQGDRPAPKVCEIKEDFKNITQTNYVDLSFIKGQENVKRALEVAAAGGHNMIMTGPPGSGKTMLARALVSILPPMTSAEALEVTKIYSIAGLLPPNTPLINNRPLRSPHYTISSAGLVGGGTFPKPGEISLSHRGVLFLDELPEFGHSLLELLRQPLEDKTVTISRAQGSVSFPANFMLVGAMNPCPCGFFGDNYKHCTCPPGLVTRYQRRISGPFLDRVDIVIDVPRIEYEKLSSDRLGESSEAVSRRVGKCRDIQLRRFATSKILSNAEMTPAEIRQFCMLEDAAQNLLRTATKQLFLSARAYHRILKLARTIADLENNDIIKSHHLAEAIQYRPRWQV is encoded by the coding sequence ATGCTTGCAAAAGTATCAAGTTGTGCCCTTATTGGACTGGAAGGCACTATTGTTGAGGTGGAAACCGACATATCTGCCGGGTTGCCGTCATTTACCATTGTAGGACTGCCGGACGCCGCTGTTCAGGAAGCCCGTGAGCGGGTAAGAGCAGCAATCCGTAACTCCGGTTTTACTTTCCCTGTCAAACGCATAGTTGCCAATCTGGCACCGGCTGATTTCAAAAAAGCCGGCCCTGCATATGATCTTTCAATAGCTTTGGCTATTCTTATAAGTTCCGAACAGTTAAAAGCAGACATATCTCAAATAGTGTTCCTGGGGGAACTCTCGCTTGACGGTAGTCTTCGTCATACCAGCGGCATATTGCCTATGGTTGCGCTTGCCTACCAAAACGGTTATCGCGATATCATTGTGCCCGCCTGCGATGCCCGCGAAGCCTCACTGGTTGAGGGTGCCAATATACTTCCATTTAACGCGCTAAAAGAAATCACTGAATACCTGCAGGGAGACCGACCTGCACCCAAGGTATGTGAAATAAAGGAAGATTTTAAAAATATTACCCAAACTAATTATGTTGATTTGTCTTTCATAAAAGGGCAGGAAAATGTAAAACGGGCGTTGGAAGTAGCTGCCGCAGGCGGGCACAATATGATAATGACCGGTCCGCCCGGCAGCGGTAAAACCATGCTGGCAAGGGCGTTAGTTTCCATACTCCCGCCGATGACCAGCGCTGAAGCTCTGGAAGTTACCAAGATATACAGTATTGCCGGTCTGCTGCCTCCAAATACCCCGCTTATAAACAACCGCCCTCTTCGGTCTCCTCACTATACTATTTCTTCCGCCGGGCTGGTCGGCGGAGGCACTTTCCCCAAACCAGGGGAAATCAGCTTAAGCCACCGTGGGGTTCTTTTTCTGGATGAACTGCCGGAATTCGGACACAGCCTGCTTGAGCTTCTCCGCCAGCCTTTAGAAGACAAAACCGTGACCATAAGCCGGGCGCAGGGGAGTGTCAGTTTTCCGGCCAATTTTATGCTGGTAGGTGCTATGAATCCCTGCCCTTGCGGCTTTTTTGGTGATAATTATAAACATTGTACATGCCCGCCGGGGTTGGTAACACGCTATCAAAGGCGAATCAGTGGCCCGTTTTTAGATAGAGTGGACATAGTTATAGATGTACCCCGCATAGAATATGAAAAACTTTCCAGTGACCGCCTTGGCGAATCATCAGAGGCAGTCAGCCGGAGGGTGGGGAAATGCCGGGATATTCAGCTAAGGCGTTTTGCCACAAGTAAAATACTTTCCAACGCGGAAATGACCCCGGCAGAAATACGCCAGTTTTGCATGCTTGAAGATGCCGCCCAGAACTTGCTGCGTACCGCTACCAAACAACTGTTTTTGTCCGCCAGAGCTTATCACCGTATATTGAAATTAGCCCGCACCATTGCTGACCTTGAAAATAATGATATAATCAAATCACATCACTTGGCCGAAGCGATACAATACAGGCCACGCTGGCAGGTATAA
- a CDS encoding DUF502 domain-containing protein translates to MSPPNNKALKIIRNRFFTGLAFVLPIGAALGLLIWVFNIVDGMLKPVIEFFFDWYFPGLGLLVTLLLIYLVGLVLSNYFGKQILGWIDKLLTKVPIFNQVYNSAKQVIETLGVSNKVSFKEAVMVEFPRAGMHSLAFIANETTNSSGEKLYLVYVPGSPNPTSGFLELLRENQIERVNISVEDAMKTLLSCGLVFPETVQSIEIGKGDLRPGKI, encoded by the coding sequence ATGTCACCACCCAATAATAAGGCCCTAAAAATAATCCGTAATCGTTTTTTTACCGGTCTTGCCTTTGTTTTGCCCATCGGGGCGGCACTGGGACTGCTTATTTGGGTATTTAATATAGTAGACGGTATGCTAAAGCCTGTCATAGAGTTTTTCTTCGATTGGTATTTCCCGGGATTGGGCCTTTTAGTAACATTGCTCCTTATATATCTGGTAGGATTGGTGCTAAGTAACTATTTCGGCAAGCAAATATTGGGGTGGATAGATAAGTTACTGACAAAAGTACCTATATTTAATCAGGTATACAACAGCGCCAAACAGGTCATAGAAACACTGGGGGTGAGTAATAAAGTCTCCTTCAAAGAGGCTGTAATGGTAGAATTTCCCCGGGCAGGTATGCATAGTCTGGCATTCATTGCTAATGAAACCACCAATTCCAGCGGTGAAAAATTGTATCTGGTTTATGTACCCGGCTCCCCCAACCCGACCAGCGGCTTTTTAGAGCTCCTCAGGGAAAATCAGATTGAGAGGGTAAATATATCGGTTGAAGATGCCATGAAAACCCTCCTTTCGTGTGGTTTGGTGTTTCCTGAAACGGTTCAGAGTATTGAGATTGGCAAGGGGGATTTACGCCCCGGCAAAATCTAG
- a CDS encoding glycosyltransferase family 4 protein, whose translation MAKNILHIALISLHSCPLGQPGGRDTGGMNVYICELARALGGIGHHVDVYTRAHDPRDDVWEFLAPNVRLIHIQAGPVEDMGKLAQYEHLESFVCGLETFRNSEGIKYDLIHSHYWLSARAGLVLSKLWEVPHLVMFHTLGKVKNRLMQAQVDPQLRLDAEQNIVHETDLIIAATRNEKNDLISLYKAAADKIKVIPCGVNTELFFITSRAEVEAELCLSSAPKALFVGRLEKLKGLDNLLKAVSLLEGDMELLVVGGDDYSKGERKRLKKMSEKLGISDKVKFYGAVKQSVLVKYYNAASVCIVPSYYESFGMVILESMACGTPVISGRVGVAPDIIQSGVNGCLVPDNQPEQLAGCLREWLFMKESDPGAIRGATVEYSWQSVSAQIESVYYSLLNVKAAGVN comes from the coding sequence TTGGCTAAGAATATATTGCATATTGCCCTTATCAGCCTTCACAGCTGTCCTTTGGGGCAACCCGGCGGACGGGATACCGGCGGAATGAATGTATATATCTGTGAACTTGCACGTGCTTTGGGAGGTATAGGCCACCATGTTGATGTCTATACCCGTGCCCATGACCCGCGTGATGATGTCTGGGAGTTTTTAGCTCCCAATGTCCGGCTTATTCATATTCAGGCCGGGCCGGTAGAAGATATGGGGAAATTGGCTCAGTACGAGCATCTGGAAAGTTTTGTCTGCGGGCTGGAAACATTCCGTAATTCCGAAGGTATTAAATATGATCTTATCCACAGCCATTATTGGCTGTCTGCCAGAGCCGGGCTTGTATTGAGCAAGCTTTGGGAAGTTCCCCATCTGGTTATGTTTCACACACTTGGAAAGGTTAAAAACCGTTTGATGCAGGCACAGGTTGATCCCCAGCTCCGCTTAGATGCCGAGCAGAACATAGTCCACGAAACGGACTTGATAATAGCTGCTACCCGAAATGAAAAAAATGACCTGATATCTTTGTACAAAGCGGCAGCAGACAAAATTAAGGTAATCCCCTGCGGAGTTAACACAGAGTTATTTTTCATCACCAGTCGGGCTGAGGTTGAAGCTGAACTGTGCCTTTCATCTGCCCCTAAAGCGCTGTTTGTGGGACGGCTTGAGAAACTGAAGGGGCTGGATAATCTGCTCAAAGCGGTCTCACTGCTCGAGGGCGATATGGAACTGCTTGTAGTGGGTGGTGATGATTACAGCAAGGGTGAAAGAAAAAGACTGAAAAAAATGTCTGAAAAGCTTGGCATTTCGGATAAAGTGAAATTTTACGGGGCAGTCAAACAGAGTGTACTGGTAAAATATTATAATGCCGCCAGTGTTTGTATAGTCCCGTCGTATTATGAGAGTTTTGGCATGGTTATACTTGAATCTATGGCCTGCGGTACTCCGGTTATCAGCGGGAGGGTCGGGGTTGCACCCGATATCATTCAGTCTGGAGTTAACGGCTGCCTTGTACCTGATAATCAGCCGGAACAACTGGCGGGTTGTCTTCGTGAATGGCTTTTTATGAAAGAATCTGACCCCGGGGCTATACGGGGAGCAACCGTAGAATATTCATGGCAGTCTGTGTCTGCTCAAATAGAATCAGTTTATTACAGTCTTTTAAATGTTAAAGCAGCAGGTGTTAATTAG
- the secE gene encoding preprotein translocase subunit SecE, with amino-acid sequence MCPSAQQTAKAAGKKPGFFSNLVAELKKVVWPSRPDVIKLTTMVLVVAIAVGVVLGVVDYGFSWFIDNVFVK; translated from the coding sequence ATGTGTCCTTCCGCACAGCAAACTGCCAAGGCGGCTGGTAAGAAACCTGGTTTCTTTTCCAACCTTGTTGCCGAATTAAAAAAAGTAGTCTGGCCGAGCCGGCCAGACGTTATAAAGCTAACCACCATGGTTTTGGTGGTTGCTATAGCGGTTGGTGTTGTACTGGGCGTTGTAGATTACGGCTTTAGCTGGTTTATTGATAACGTATTTGTAAAATAA